One genomic segment of Homo sapiens chromosome 14, GRCh38.p14 Primary Assembly includes these proteins:
- the SYNE2 gene encoding nesprin-2 isoform X21, giving the protein MIFSHQQVKKLKETFAFIQQLDKNMSNLRTWLARIESELSKPVVYDVCDDQEIQKRLAEQQDLQRDIEQHSAGVESVFNICDVLLHDSDACANETECDSIQQTTRSLDRRWRNICAMSMERRMKIEETWRLWQKFLDDYSRFEDWLKSAERTAACPNSSEVLYTSAKEELKRFEAFQRQIHERLTQLELINKQYRRLARENRTDTASRLKQMVHEGNQRWDNLQRRVTAVLRRLRHFTNQREEFEGTRESILVWLTEMDLQLTNVEHFSESDADDKMRQLNGFQQEITLNTNKIDQLIVFGEQLIQKSEPLDAVLIEDELEELHRYCQEVFGRVSRFHRRLTSCTPGLEDEKEASENETDMEDPREIQTDSWRKRGESEEPSSPQSLCHLVAPGHERSGCETPVSVDSIPLEWDHTGDVGGSSSHEEDEEGPYYSALSDVEIPENPEAYLKMTTKTLKASSGKSISDGHSWHVPDSPSCPEHHYKQMEGDRNVPPVPPASSTPYKPPYGKLLLPPGTDGGKEGPRVLNGNPQQEDGGLAGITEQQSGAFDRWEMIQAQELHNKLKIKQNLQQLNSDISAITTWLKKTEAELEMLKMAKPPSDIQEIELRVKRLQEILKAFDTYKALVVSVNVSSKEFLQTESPESTELQSRLRQLSLLWEAAQGAVDSWRGGLRQSLMQCQGSKTRPRSDVLFFKDFHQLSQNLLLWLASAKNRRQKAHVTDPKADPRALLECRRELMQLEKELVERQPQVDMLQEISNSLLIKGHGEDCIEAEEKVHVIEKKLKQLREQVSQDLMALQGTQNPASPLPSFDEVDSGDQPPATSVPAPRAKQFRAVRTTEGEEETESRVPGSTRPQRSFLSRVVRAALPLQLLLLLLLLLACLLPSSEEDYSCTQANNFARSFYPMLRYTNGPPPT; this is encoded by the exons Atgattttttctcatcaaca GGTGAAGAAGCTGAAGGAGACCTTTGCTTTTATTCAGCAGTTGGACAAAAACATGAGCAACCTTCGCACCTGGTTGGCTCGAATTGAGTCTGAGCTTTCCAAGCCTGTTGTTTATGATGTCTGCGATGATCAAGAGATCCAGAAGAGGCTCGCTGAGCAGCAG GATCTACAGCGAGATATTGAACAACACAGCGCAGGGGTGGAGTCCGTGTTTAACATCTGTGACGTCCTACTGCACGACTCCGATGCCTGTGCAAATGAGACCGAGTGTGACTCGATCCAGCAGACCACCAGGAGCCTGGACAGACGCTGGAGGAACATTTGTGCCATGTCCATGGAGCGGCGCATGAA AATCGAGGAGACGTGGCGCCTGTGGCAGAAGTTTTTAGACGACTATTCTCGCTTTGAGGACTGGCTCAAGTCAGCTGAGAGGACGGCAGCCTGCCCAAATTCCTCAGAGGTGTTGTACACGAGTGCCAAAGAGGAACTGAAGAGGTTTGAG GCCTTTCAGCGGCAGATTCATGAGCGGCTCACTCAGCTGGAGCTCATCAACAAGCAGTACCGGCGGCTGGCCCGGGAGAACCGCACAGACACGGCCAGCAGGCTGAAGCAGATGGTCCACGAGGGCAACCAGCGCTGGGACAACCTTCAGAGGCGGGTCACAGCCGTCCTGCGGAGACTCAGG CATTTCACCAACCAGAGGGAAGAATTTGAGGGCACCAGGGAGAGCATTCTGGTGTGGCTCACAGAGATGGACCTGCAGCTGACCAACGTGGAGCACTTCTCAGAGAGTGACGCCGATGACAAGATGCGCCAACTGAAT GGCTTCCAACAGGAAATTACATTAAATACCAACAAGATTGATCAGCTCATTGTGTTTGGGGAGCAGCTGATTCAGAAGAGCGAGCCCCTGGATGCTGTGCTGATTGAGGATGAGCTGGAGGAACTCCACCGCTACTGCCAGGAGGTGTTTGGAAGGGTCTCCCGGTTCCACCGGCGGCTCACCTCCTGCACTCCG GGCTTGGAAGATGAAAAGGAGGCCTCTGAGAATGAAACAGACATGGAAGACCCCAGAGAAATCCAGACTGATTCTTGGCGTAAACGGGGAGAGAGCGAGGAACCGTCATCTCCTCAGTCCCTGTGTCATCTAGTGGCCCCAGGGCACGAGCGGTCTGGCTGCGAGACCCCTGTCAGCGTGGACTCCATCCCCCTGGAGTGGGACCACACAGGCGACGTGGGGGGCTCCTCCTCTCACGAAGAGGACGAGGAGGGCCCATACTACAGCGCACTGTCAG ATGTAGAAATCCCTGAAAATCCTGAGGCATATCTTAAAATGACCACAAAAACTTTGAAAGCGTCTTCTG GTAAATCCATTTCGGATGGCCACTCGTGGCATGTTCCCGACAGCCCTTCCTGTCCCGAGCATCACTACAAGCAAATGGAAGGTGACAGGAATGTTCCACCTGTTCCCCCTGCGTCCAGCACCCCTTATAAACCACCCTAT GGAAAGCTACTATTACCTCCAGGCACGGATGGTGGCAAAGAAGGCCCGCGAGTCCTGAATGGCAACCCACAGCAGGAAGACGGGGGACTGGCCGGTATCACAGAGCAGCAGTCAG GTGCCTTCGACAGATGGGAGATGATTCAAGCACAGGAGCTTCAcaataagctcaaaataaaacaaaatttgcaaCAGCTGAACTCTGATATCAGCGCCATCACTACTTGGCTGAAAAAAACTGAAGCAGAGCTGGAAATGTTAAAGATGGCAAAGCCTCCCTCTGATATCCAGGAAATAGAACTGAGAGTGAAGAGACTGCAG GAGATACTGAAAGCCTTTGACACTTACAAGGCATTAGTGGTCTCTGTCAACGTGAGCAGCAAGGAATTTCTGCAAACCGAGAGCCCCGAATCCACAGAGCTCCAAAGTAGACTCCGCCAGCTGAGCCTGCTCTGGGAAGCAGCACAGGGCGCAGTGGACAGCTGGAGAGGGGGCTTACGACAGTCGCTCATGCAGTGCCAG GGCTCTAAGACACGGCCGCGCTCTGATGTGTTGTTTTTTAAGGACTTCCACCAGTTGAGTCAAAATCTGCTGCTGTGGTTAGCGAGTGCCAAGAACCGGAGGCAGAAGGCTCATGTCACCGATCCAAAGGCAGACCCCCGGGCTCTCCTAGAGTGTCGGAGGGAACTAATG CAACTGGAAAAGGAGCTGGTAGAACGTCAACCTCAAGTGGACATGTTACAGGAGATTTCAAACAGCCTTCTCATTAAGGGACATGGAGAAGACTGTATTGAAGCTGAAGAAAAGGTGCATGTTATTGAGAAGAAACTCAAACAGTTACGGGAGCAAGTGTCCCAAGATTTAATGGCCTTGCAGGGAACCCAG AACCCAGCCTCACCCCTGCCCAGCTTCGACGAGGTAGACTCGGGGGACCAGCCTCCTGCAACATCCGTGCCAGCTCCCCGAGCAAAG CAGTTCAGAGCAGTGAGAACTACAGAAGGCGAGGAGGAGACAGAGAGCAG GGTCCCCGGCAGCACACGGCCACAGCGCTCCTTCCTCTCAAGGGTGGTCCGGGCAGCCCTACCCCTGCAGctgctcctcctgctgctgctgctcctggccTGCCTGCTGCCCTCCTCCGAAGAAGACTACAGCTGCACTCAGGCCAACAACTTTGCCCGGTCCTTTTACCCCATGCTGAGGTACACCAATGGGCCACCCCCCACATAG
- the SYNE2 gene encoding nesprin-2 isoform X23, which produces MIFSHQQVKKLKETFAFIQQLDKNMSNLRTWLARIESELSKPVVYDVCDDQEIQKRLAEQQDLQRDIEQHSAGVESVFNICDVLLHDSDACANETECDSIQQTTRSLDRRWRNICAMSMERRMKIEETWRLWQKFLDDYSRFEDWLKSAERTAACPNSSEVLYTSAKEELKRFEAFQRQIHERLTQLELINKQYRRLARENRTDTASRLKQMVHEGNQRWDNLQRRVTAVLRRLRHFTNQREEFEGTRESILVWLTEMDLQLTNVEHFSESDADDKMRQLNGFQQEITLNTNKIDQLIVFGEQLIQKSEPLDAVLIEDELEELHRYCQEVFGRVSRFHRRLTSCTPGLEDEKEASENETDMEDPREIQTDSWRKRGESEEPSSPQSLCHLVAPGHERSGCETPVSVDSIPLEWDHTGDVGGSSSHEEDEEGPYYSALSGKSISDGHSWHVPDSPSCPEHHYKQMEGDRNVPPVPPASSTPYKPPYGKLLLPPGTDGGKEGPRVLNGNPQQEDGGLAGITEQQSGAFDRWEMIQAQELHNKLKIKQNLQQLNSDISAITTWLKKTEAELEMLKMAKPPSDIQEIELRVKRLQEILKAFDTYKALVVSVNVSSKEFLQTESPESTELQSRLRQLSLLWEAAQGAVDSWRGGLRQSLMQCQGSKTRPRSDVLFFKDFHQLSQNLLLWLASAKNRRQKAHVTDPKADPRALLECRRELMQLEKELVERQPQVDMLQEISNSLLIKGHGEDCIEAEEKVHVIEKKLKQLREQVSQDLMALQGTQNPASPLPSFDEVDSGDQPPATSVPAPRAKFRAVRTTEGEEETESRVPGSTRPQRSFLSRVVRAALPLQLLLLLLLLLACLLPSSEEDYSCTQANNFARSFYPMLRYTNGPPPT; this is translated from the exons Atgattttttctcatcaaca GGTGAAGAAGCTGAAGGAGACCTTTGCTTTTATTCAGCAGTTGGACAAAAACATGAGCAACCTTCGCACCTGGTTGGCTCGAATTGAGTCTGAGCTTTCCAAGCCTGTTGTTTATGATGTCTGCGATGATCAAGAGATCCAGAAGAGGCTCGCTGAGCAGCAG GATCTACAGCGAGATATTGAACAACACAGCGCAGGGGTGGAGTCCGTGTTTAACATCTGTGACGTCCTACTGCACGACTCCGATGCCTGTGCAAATGAGACCGAGTGTGACTCGATCCAGCAGACCACCAGGAGCCTGGACAGACGCTGGAGGAACATTTGTGCCATGTCCATGGAGCGGCGCATGAA AATCGAGGAGACGTGGCGCCTGTGGCAGAAGTTTTTAGACGACTATTCTCGCTTTGAGGACTGGCTCAAGTCAGCTGAGAGGACGGCAGCCTGCCCAAATTCCTCAGAGGTGTTGTACACGAGTGCCAAAGAGGAACTGAAGAGGTTTGAG GCCTTTCAGCGGCAGATTCATGAGCGGCTCACTCAGCTGGAGCTCATCAACAAGCAGTACCGGCGGCTGGCCCGGGAGAACCGCACAGACACGGCCAGCAGGCTGAAGCAGATGGTCCACGAGGGCAACCAGCGCTGGGACAACCTTCAGAGGCGGGTCACAGCCGTCCTGCGGAGACTCAGG CATTTCACCAACCAGAGGGAAGAATTTGAGGGCACCAGGGAGAGCATTCTGGTGTGGCTCACAGAGATGGACCTGCAGCTGACCAACGTGGAGCACTTCTCAGAGAGTGACGCCGATGACAAGATGCGCCAACTGAAT GGCTTCCAACAGGAAATTACATTAAATACCAACAAGATTGATCAGCTCATTGTGTTTGGGGAGCAGCTGATTCAGAAGAGCGAGCCCCTGGATGCTGTGCTGATTGAGGATGAGCTGGAGGAACTCCACCGCTACTGCCAGGAGGTGTTTGGAAGGGTCTCCCGGTTCCACCGGCGGCTCACCTCCTGCACTCCG GGCTTGGAAGATGAAAAGGAGGCCTCTGAGAATGAAACAGACATGGAAGACCCCAGAGAAATCCAGACTGATTCTTGGCGTAAACGGGGAGAGAGCGAGGAACCGTCATCTCCTCAGTCCCTGTGTCATCTAGTGGCCCCAGGGCACGAGCGGTCTGGCTGCGAGACCCCTGTCAGCGTGGACTCCATCCCCCTGGAGTGGGACCACACAGGCGACGTGGGGGGCTCCTCCTCTCACGAAGAGGACGAGGAGGGCCCATACTACAGCGCACTGTCAG GTAAATCCATTTCGGATGGCCACTCGTGGCATGTTCCCGACAGCCCTTCCTGTCCCGAGCATCACTACAAGCAAATGGAAGGTGACAGGAATGTTCCACCTGTTCCCCCTGCGTCCAGCACCCCTTATAAACCACCCTAT GGAAAGCTACTATTACCTCCAGGCACGGATGGTGGCAAAGAAGGCCCGCGAGTCCTGAATGGCAACCCACAGCAGGAAGACGGGGGACTGGCCGGTATCACAGAGCAGCAGTCAG GTGCCTTCGACAGATGGGAGATGATTCAAGCACAGGAGCTTCAcaataagctcaaaataaaacaaaatttgcaaCAGCTGAACTCTGATATCAGCGCCATCACTACTTGGCTGAAAAAAACTGAAGCAGAGCTGGAAATGTTAAAGATGGCAAAGCCTCCCTCTGATATCCAGGAAATAGAACTGAGAGTGAAGAGACTGCAG GAGATACTGAAAGCCTTTGACACTTACAAGGCATTAGTGGTCTCTGTCAACGTGAGCAGCAAGGAATTTCTGCAAACCGAGAGCCCCGAATCCACAGAGCTCCAAAGTAGACTCCGCCAGCTGAGCCTGCTCTGGGAAGCAGCACAGGGCGCAGTGGACAGCTGGAGAGGGGGCTTACGACAGTCGCTCATGCAGTGCCAG GGCTCTAAGACACGGCCGCGCTCTGATGTGTTGTTTTTTAAGGACTTCCACCAGTTGAGTCAAAATCTGCTGCTGTGGTTAGCGAGTGCCAAGAACCGGAGGCAGAAGGCTCATGTCACCGATCCAAAGGCAGACCCCCGGGCTCTCCTAGAGTGTCGGAGGGAACTAATG CAACTGGAAAAGGAGCTGGTAGAACGTCAACCTCAAGTGGACATGTTACAGGAGATTTCAAACAGCCTTCTCATTAAGGGACATGGAGAAGACTGTATTGAAGCTGAAGAAAAGGTGCATGTTATTGAGAAGAAACTCAAACAGTTACGGGAGCAAGTGTCCCAAGATTTAATGGCCTTGCAGGGAACCCAG AACCCAGCCTCACCCCTGCCCAGCTTCGACGAGGTAGACTCGGGGGACCAGCCTCCTGCAACATCCGTGCCAGCTCCCCGAGCAAAG TTCAGAGCAGTGAGAACTACAGAAGGCGAGGAGGAGACAGAGAGCAG GGTCCCCGGCAGCACACGGCCACAGCGCTCCTTCCTCTCAAGGGTGGTCCGGGCAGCCCTACCCCTGCAGctgctcctcctgctgctgctgctcctggccTGCCTGCTGCCCTCCTCCGAAGAAGACTACAGCTGCACTCAGGCCAACAACTTTGCCCGGTCCTTTTACCCCATGCTGAGGTACACCAATGGGCCACCCCCCACATAG
- the SYNE2 gene encoding nesprin-2 isoform X22 — protein sequence MIFSHQQVKKLKETFAFIQQLDKNMSNLRTWLARIESELSKPVVYDVCDDQEIQKRLAEQQDLQRDIEQHSAGVESVFNICDVLLHDSDACANETECDSIQQTTRSLDRRWRNICAMSMERRMKIEETWRLWQKFLDDYSRFEDWLKSAERTAACPNSSEVLYTSAKEELKRFEAFQRQIHERLTQLELINKQYRRLARENRTDTASRLKQMVHEGNQRWDNLQRRVTAVLRRLRHFTNQREEFEGTRESILVWLTEMDLQLTNVEHFSESDADDKMRQLNGFQQEITLNTNKIDQLIVFGEQLIQKSEPLDAVLIEDELEELHRYCQEVFGRVSRFHRRLTSCTPGLEDEKEASENETDMEDPREIQTDSWRKRGESEEPSSPQSLCHLVAPGHERSGCETPVSVDSIPLEWDHTGDVGGSSSHEEDEEGPYYSALSDVEIPENPEAYLKMTTKTLKASSGKSISDGHSWHVPDSPSCPEHHYKQMEGDRNVPPVPPASSTPYKPPYGKLLLPPGTDGGKEGPRVLNGNPQQEDGGLAGITEQQSGAFDRWEMIQAQELHNKLKIKQNLQQLNSDISAITTWLKKTEAELEMLKMAKPPSDIQEIELRVKRLQEILKAFDTYKALVVSVNVSSKEFLQTESPESTELQSRLRQLSLLWEAAQGAVDSWRGGLRQSLMQCQGSKTRPRSDVLFFKDFHQLSQNLLLWLASAKNRRQKAHVTDPKADPRALLECRRELMQLEKELVERQPQVDMLQEISNSLLIKGHGEDCIEAEEKVHVIEKKLKQLREQVSQDLMALQGTQNPASPLPSFDEVDSGDQPPATSVPAPRAKFRAVRTTEGEEETESRVPGSTRPQRSFLSRVVRAALPLQLLLLLLLLLACLLPSSEEDYSCTQANNFARSFYPMLRYTNGPPPT from the exons Atgattttttctcatcaaca GGTGAAGAAGCTGAAGGAGACCTTTGCTTTTATTCAGCAGTTGGACAAAAACATGAGCAACCTTCGCACCTGGTTGGCTCGAATTGAGTCTGAGCTTTCCAAGCCTGTTGTTTATGATGTCTGCGATGATCAAGAGATCCAGAAGAGGCTCGCTGAGCAGCAG GATCTACAGCGAGATATTGAACAACACAGCGCAGGGGTGGAGTCCGTGTTTAACATCTGTGACGTCCTACTGCACGACTCCGATGCCTGTGCAAATGAGACCGAGTGTGACTCGATCCAGCAGACCACCAGGAGCCTGGACAGACGCTGGAGGAACATTTGTGCCATGTCCATGGAGCGGCGCATGAA AATCGAGGAGACGTGGCGCCTGTGGCAGAAGTTTTTAGACGACTATTCTCGCTTTGAGGACTGGCTCAAGTCAGCTGAGAGGACGGCAGCCTGCCCAAATTCCTCAGAGGTGTTGTACACGAGTGCCAAAGAGGAACTGAAGAGGTTTGAG GCCTTTCAGCGGCAGATTCATGAGCGGCTCACTCAGCTGGAGCTCATCAACAAGCAGTACCGGCGGCTGGCCCGGGAGAACCGCACAGACACGGCCAGCAGGCTGAAGCAGATGGTCCACGAGGGCAACCAGCGCTGGGACAACCTTCAGAGGCGGGTCACAGCCGTCCTGCGGAGACTCAGG CATTTCACCAACCAGAGGGAAGAATTTGAGGGCACCAGGGAGAGCATTCTGGTGTGGCTCACAGAGATGGACCTGCAGCTGACCAACGTGGAGCACTTCTCAGAGAGTGACGCCGATGACAAGATGCGCCAACTGAAT GGCTTCCAACAGGAAATTACATTAAATACCAACAAGATTGATCAGCTCATTGTGTTTGGGGAGCAGCTGATTCAGAAGAGCGAGCCCCTGGATGCTGTGCTGATTGAGGATGAGCTGGAGGAACTCCACCGCTACTGCCAGGAGGTGTTTGGAAGGGTCTCCCGGTTCCACCGGCGGCTCACCTCCTGCACTCCG GGCTTGGAAGATGAAAAGGAGGCCTCTGAGAATGAAACAGACATGGAAGACCCCAGAGAAATCCAGACTGATTCTTGGCGTAAACGGGGAGAGAGCGAGGAACCGTCATCTCCTCAGTCCCTGTGTCATCTAGTGGCCCCAGGGCACGAGCGGTCTGGCTGCGAGACCCCTGTCAGCGTGGACTCCATCCCCCTGGAGTGGGACCACACAGGCGACGTGGGGGGCTCCTCCTCTCACGAAGAGGACGAGGAGGGCCCATACTACAGCGCACTGTCAG ATGTAGAAATCCCTGAAAATCCTGAGGCATATCTTAAAATGACCACAAAAACTTTGAAAGCGTCTTCTG GTAAATCCATTTCGGATGGCCACTCGTGGCATGTTCCCGACAGCCCTTCCTGTCCCGAGCATCACTACAAGCAAATGGAAGGTGACAGGAATGTTCCACCTGTTCCCCCTGCGTCCAGCACCCCTTATAAACCACCCTAT GGAAAGCTACTATTACCTCCAGGCACGGATGGTGGCAAAGAAGGCCCGCGAGTCCTGAATGGCAACCCACAGCAGGAAGACGGGGGACTGGCCGGTATCACAGAGCAGCAGTCAG GTGCCTTCGACAGATGGGAGATGATTCAAGCACAGGAGCTTCAcaataagctcaaaataaaacaaaatttgcaaCAGCTGAACTCTGATATCAGCGCCATCACTACTTGGCTGAAAAAAACTGAAGCAGAGCTGGAAATGTTAAAGATGGCAAAGCCTCCCTCTGATATCCAGGAAATAGAACTGAGAGTGAAGAGACTGCAG GAGATACTGAAAGCCTTTGACACTTACAAGGCATTAGTGGTCTCTGTCAACGTGAGCAGCAAGGAATTTCTGCAAACCGAGAGCCCCGAATCCACAGAGCTCCAAAGTAGACTCCGCCAGCTGAGCCTGCTCTGGGAAGCAGCACAGGGCGCAGTGGACAGCTGGAGAGGGGGCTTACGACAGTCGCTCATGCAGTGCCAG GGCTCTAAGACACGGCCGCGCTCTGATGTGTTGTTTTTTAAGGACTTCCACCAGTTGAGTCAAAATCTGCTGCTGTGGTTAGCGAGTGCCAAGAACCGGAGGCAGAAGGCTCATGTCACCGATCCAAAGGCAGACCCCCGGGCTCTCCTAGAGTGTCGGAGGGAACTAATG CAACTGGAAAAGGAGCTGGTAGAACGTCAACCTCAAGTGGACATGTTACAGGAGATTTCAAACAGCCTTCTCATTAAGGGACATGGAGAAGACTGTATTGAAGCTGAAGAAAAGGTGCATGTTATTGAGAAGAAACTCAAACAGTTACGGGAGCAAGTGTCCCAAGATTTAATGGCCTTGCAGGGAACCCAG AACCCAGCCTCACCCCTGCCCAGCTTCGACGAGGTAGACTCGGGGGACCAGCCTCCTGCAACATCCGTGCCAGCTCCCCGAGCAAAG TTCAGAGCAGTGAGAACTACAGAAGGCGAGGAGGAGACAGAGAGCAG GGTCCCCGGCAGCACACGGCCACAGCGCTCCTTCCTCTCAAGGGTGGTCCGGGCAGCCCTACCCCTGCAGctgctcctcctgctgctgctgctcctggccTGCCTGCTGCCCTCCTCCGAAGAAGACTACAGCTGCACTCAGGCCAACAACTTTGCCCGGTCCTTTTACCCCATGCTGAGGTACACCAATGGGCCACCCCCCACATAG
- the SYNE2 gene encoding nesprin-2 isoform 4 (isoform 4 is encoded by transcript variant 4), with amino-acid sequence MEDPREIQTDSWRKRGESEEPSSPQSLCHLVAPGHERSGCETPVSVDSIPLEWDHTGDVGGSSSHEEDEEGPYYSALSDVEIPENPEAYLKMTTKTLKASSGKSISDGHSWHVPDSPSCPEHHYKQMEGDRNVPPVPPASSTPYKPPYGKLLLPPGTDGGKEGPRVLNGNPQQEDGGLAGITEQQSGAFDRWEMIQAQELHNKLKIKQNLQQLNSDISAITTWLKKTEAELEMLKMAKPPSDIQEIELRVKRLQEILKAFDTYKALVVSVNVSSKEFLQTESPESTELQSRLRQLSLLWEAAQGAVDSWRGGLRQSLMQCQGSKTRPRSDVLFFKDFHQLSQNLLLWLASAKNRRQKAHVTDPKADPRALLECRRELMQLEKELVERQPQVDMLQEISNSLLIKGHGEDCIEAEEKVHVIEKKLKQLREQVSQDLMALQGTQNPASPLPSFDEVDSGDQPPATSVPAPRAKQFRAVRTTEGEEETESRVPGSTRPQRSFLSRVVRAALPLQLLLLLLLLLACLLPSSEEDYSCTQANNFARSFYPMLRYTNGPPPT; translated from the exons ATGGAAGACCCCAGAGAAATCCAGACTGATTCTTGGCGTAAACGGGGAGAGAGCGAGGAACCGTCATCTCCTCAGTCCCTGTGTCATCTAGTGGCCCCAGGGCACGAGCGGTCTGGCTGCGAGACCCCTGTCAGCGTGGACTCCATCCCCCTGGAGTGGGACCACACAGGCGACGTGGGGGGCTCCTCCTCTCACGAAGAGGACGAGGAGGGCCCATACTACAGCGCACTGTCAG ATGTAGAAATCCCTGAAAATCCTGAGGCATATCTTAAAATGACCACAAAAACTTTGAAAGCGTCTTCTG GTAAATCCATTTCGGATGGCCACTCGTGGCATGTTCCCGACAGCCCTTCCTGTCCCGAGCATCACTACAAGCAAATGGAAGGTGACAGGAATGTTCCACCTGTTCCCCCTGCGTCCAGCACCCCTTATAAACCACCCTAT GGAAAGCTACTATTACCTCCAGGCACGGATGGTGGCAAAGAAGGCCCGCGAGTCCTGAATGGCAACCCACAGCAGGAAGACGGGGGACTGGCCGGTATCACAGAGCAGCAGTCAG GTGCCTTCGACAGATGGGAGATGATTCAAGCACAGGAGCTTCAcaataagctcaaaataaaacaaaatttgcaaCAGCTGAACTCTGATATCAGCGCCATCACTACTTGGCTGAAAAAAACTGAAGCAGAGCTGGAAATGTTAAAGATGGCAAAGCCTCCCTCTGATATCCAGGAAATAGAACTGAGAGTGAAGAGACTGCAG GAGATACTGAAAGCCTTTGACACTTACAAGGCATTAGTGGTCTCTGTCAACGTGAGCAGCAAGGAATTTCTGCAAACCGAGAGCCCCGAATCCACAGAGCTCCAAAGTAGACTCCGCCAGCTGAGCCTGCTCTGGGAAGCAGCACAGGGCGCAGTGGACAGCTGGAGAGGGGGCTTACGACAGTCGCTCATGCAGTGCCAG GGCTCTAAGACACGGCCGCGCTCTGATGTGTTGTTTTTTAAGGACTTCCACCAGTTGAGTCAAAATCTGCTGCTGTGGTTAGCGAGTGCCAAGAACCGGAGGCAGAAGGCTCATGTCACCGATCCAAAGGCAGACCCCCGGGCTCTCCTAGAGTGTCGGAGGGAACTAATG CAACTGGAAAAGGAGCTGGTAGAACGTCAACCTCAAGTGGACATGTTACAGGAGATTTCAAACAGCCTTCTCATTAAGGGACATGGAGAAGACTGTATTGAAGCTGAAGAAAAGGTGCATGTTATTGAGAAGAAACTCAAACAGTTACGGGAGCAAGTGTCCCAAGATTTAATGGCCTTGCAGGGAACCCAG AACCCAGCCTCACCCCTGCCCAGCTTCGACGAGGTAGACTCGGGGGACCAGCCTCCTGCAACATCCGTGCCAGCTCCCCGAGCAAAG CAGTTCAGAGCAGTGAGAACTACAGAAGGCGAGGAGGAGACAGAGAGCAG GGTCCCCGGCAGCACACGGCCACAGCGCTCCTTCCTCTCAAGGGTGGTCCGGGCAGCCCTACCCCTGCAGctgctcctcctgctgctgctgctcctggccTGCCTGCTGCCCTCCTCCGAAGAAGACTACAGCTGCACTCAGGCCAACAACTTTGCCCGGTCCTTTTACCCCATGCTGAGGTACACCAATGGGCCACCCCCCACATAG